AGGCAACAACACCAGCATGCTCAGGCCTTCCAAAAAGGGAATTAAATCCGCGCGGTGACGAAACAAGAGAGTCGCACCATTCACCGGTGTCGGAAGAAAAGATCTGCATACGTATCTGAGTAGAGTTGGATTGAGTGGGAGAATAAATGCGCACCACTCTATAACTGTAATGGGCATTGGTAATACATCCCTGCTCTTTATCACAGCTATCTGGATTGCATATAAAGCCCACCAAAACAATTCCGCGATATCCCTGGTATGGAAGGCGAGGGAGAATGATCCACTGTTTGGTAATAGGATTACAGATGACATACTCAGTATAGCCTGAATTAACAATCGGCAGAACTTCGCTGCGTATCAGTAATAAATCGTTGAACGATGCTTCGACGCAAAAGGGATAATTTTTTCTTGCAAACTCGATACAGGGAAGAAAGTTGAGAAAATCGAGTCCGTCACCGTCACTGTCACCGTCACCGTCACCGTCACCAACACCGCCACAGTCCTCATCGAATGGAAGAGCGAGGATCTTTTTGGCATGGTATAACACAAGAGTAAAGGGGTCTGTGTTTGACTTACTGAATGGGTGTCGGTGGAGCATGGCGTTGCGAACAAACAAAGGATGAGAAATCACAGAACACCAGCGCTTCGACACAGACTTACATTGGAGAGCCCATCGGCAAGGGAGTCGATAAAGGATCTCGAACAGTATAGCATCTGGCAGTTCTTCGATATTGATGAATTCAGGCAACTGGGTCGAATCATCCGGATCtggctcttcttcttctaatcttcttcttttgcgATGTGGAAATTCCTTCGGATCCTCTTCAACATCAtcttcttttattcttttacaaGACAAAACCAGAGAAAGGTCTGTgtctgtgtttgtgattttgattgACTCCACCGCCATGGTAACGGCGGAGACAGAAGCAAATATTTCTTTGTtgggttggggaaaaggaagagaaaccTAAATAAACGAAAACAACAGAAGTTTAATAAACCGGAAAGGTAATTTAAGTATTTAAATCTATGGATTTGCTTTTATATTTATAGACGGTAATATTCCGTGTCGGTTTTCATGTCGGTTTCTGATTGAGGTGGACTAATCcaaatcgttttttttttttttggaaaaaatccaaaccgttaattttttttccaataaatagttaaaaattttatagtgTTATTACCGGATTGACCTTTATTTcatcttttaataaataaataataatttattttacacCTGATCCTTGTtgttacttgaaaattttaaaagtacATCTTGTTTTACAATGAATACAGTAGAgcatattatcaaaaaaataaaataaaatgaaaaaacaagcGGAACATTCACATCAATTCTTATATAatagtttctccaaaaaaaaaattcttatataatagaaaaaagtgtaaaatttacacaattttattttaaaataacttagagcatttacatcagctcttttataaatgtgtaaaaaaatacacattttaaccacttttacacattttgaaccaaaaaaacacTCCACATCAGTTCgtttaaaaatgtgtaaagtcttctaaatttttcaacgagctacagtacccgtgtaaatttacacgggcaccgtagcatgtgtatttaattttttaatagttttttctctctcttgtctttgctctcactctcactctcactctctctcaggCGCACAGcacaactctctctttctctcatctcatcAATTTCTCTTCCTCTAGCTTCCGCCGATCGCCATCGCCGTCGATGAGAACGAGGTCGAGTAAGCCAAGTTGCCGAACGAGTCCGTCGCCTACAACACAAACGGAGTTCTCCGACAGGTTTGTCGCCTAGAATCTCGTGGGTTTTGATCCATTTTTGGTTGAGCTTGAGGCcggtttttttaataaaatgtaatgtaaaataaataatttgatgtgaaataattaaaaaataagtatgtaaaatagaaaaagtaggttattatattaaaatagacaTAAATTTTTACATAAACGAATACGAATGCTCAAACTTGAAAACTTCAATGAATTGTGATTCATGGGTTGTTTTCAACAACGGTTCTTAATGTTGCTTGGTACTCCCTCCCTTAAATCTTATGTTattttggtaaagttttttCCCTAAGTCTCTTGGTTGGTTTGGGTCATTTGAAGTATGAATAAGTCTAATCAGAACCCCTACATAAAAAGTTAATATTCTTTTATGCTTTTCCCAATACCGCTCATTCCAAAGTTAGATCCACaccaaaaacataataaatcCCTCTATGGCCTTAATCTAGCCTCTAGATAGTGGTTCTCAAATGATAAGGGTAATTTCGACAAAGGTAAATTGACTTATAAGCAGAAGGCTAAGAGAGCAAATGACCTCAATGAGACCCTCgacttcaccaaaaaaaaaaaatgacagagGCTCGGGAAAGACTGATAGAAGTAACGTACCCTTAATAAACCGATGGCACTTTCAATGGGTGACACCACCATAAGAGCCGATGGATAAATTCCCCCACAAACCGATGGGAAAACCTGAAGTGACGAGTAACCATAAGGCCGATAGGGTGGAGAAGCTGACGAGTCCTATGTGGCATTGCTTGGTCCTCATTAATACTCATGTATGGAAATATCTTACACATCACACATAAAGACCTTATCACACTACCATATCTTCCCCATCTGAAAAGACACCCTAGAATCTCGGAAACCTTAATACCAGATCTCCTCTACAAGGAAAGGGATCTTGGTTCCCTACTCACCACTATATAAGCACCAGACTTCCTCTTTCCTCAGGTACGCAGAAAATCCCTAACTCCCTTATTATAGAGTTCTTAGAAATTTCTCATTCATTGATTTGGCCTTAGGAGGGTTCTTGGCCAGTACCACACTAGTGCCTTCtgtttggtcattttctttcttattccATAGGTACCCATTGGCGTGACTTGGAGCCTACAACTCAATGACGATTTTAgcacatcatcatcaaaattttctagtACTTTAATTTAGTTAGGGTTCACTCAATCAAAGGCAAATTATTCATTGTTCACTAGGCAACAAAATCAGTCTTTCATTGCTCTTCTAGTTTATGTAGAAGATGCGTTGATTGCTAGTAATGATAAGGAAGAAGTGAATCAATACAAGTTACTGTTAGGCCAAAAAATCAAACTCAAGGACTTTGGTGAGTTAAAGTTCTTTATTGAGTTAAAAATGGCAAGGTCAGATAAAGGGATTGTtttatgtcaaagaaaatatgcaTTAAAGGTCCTCAATGATGTAGGATTACTTGGCTGCAAGCCTGTCAAGACTCCaatggaacaaaattttagacttAGCAAGCATGAATGTGACATTCTTAAAGATCCAAGTGCATATTGAAGGCTAATTGGTAGACTGTTATACTTGACAATTACATGGCATGTTATTACTTTTGCAATTCAGAGGTTAAGTCAATATATGGCAAAGTCTAGGAAACCTCACTTAATTGCTGCCCAAAGAATCCTACAATATCTAAAGGGTGAGCCTGGGAAAGTGATATTCTTTTCTTCTACTGCAGAGCTTCATGTCAAAGACTTTGTAGATTCAAATTGGGCCTCATGTCTAGATGCAAGAAGAATTGTTATAGATTATTGCATCTTTATTGGAGACTCATTAGTGTTGTGAGGAGTAAAAGACCGGGAAGCCCATGTCAATATATACATTGGGCCAAGGGACCAGTCCAAGGAAGAACCCCTCCTCGACCATGGGAAGAATCCCTCCTCGGCCAGGCAtggccgaggacaaagggaacAGCTTATCACTGAGAGATGACTCCATGGAACATGAAAAGTACTAaaacagaaaaggacaacggGAAAAATAGAAATGTCAAAGGAAAAGCTGTCATTATTGCATTTAGTGCCTTGTACCTGACATAGCCATGTTTTTCTGCCTTtgcaaccactcccaacaacttgGGGGaaaggctgatgggacaagtatcagcactaGGAACCCAATTCAGGAGGAAAGAAACTACTATAAAAGAGGGTGAAAGGAAGCAGAAGGGAGGGGGGCTGAAACCCCTATCACTCAAGAGGTCCTAGAAAAAGCTCATCGGGCCGTGCCGAGAACCAACCCTCTATGATAAACCCAGTTCATCCTTGCTTCATCGTGATAAACATCGCGTTAACTGCTGCCCATGCACTAAAGCCTAACTCTTCGTCCCACTCTCTAATAATTTATTGTACCAGGCTCACTggtccaagatcccatacatcttgggcttgggctgcaaaacgtgacactacaattggtgccgtctacGGAAAGAACTTGTGCATTAGCGAATGCAACGGTTAATCATGGTGGGATCAAGCTCCTATCAGCAAGAGTCCCTCGAGAGAACCATTTCGACGGTGGTGCATGCTATACGGAAGCTTCCCCATCATTTCCAAGAATACACAGTTATTGTCATAACTCAGCCTCCGCTCAGGGCTACTCTTCGAGCAACTGATTACGCGGAGAGGGTTACTAAATGGGGCacaattctaggggcttccgaCGTCAAGTATATGCCCCGTACATACGTCAAGGGGCTAGTTCTCGTGGGTCTAGTAGCCCGGCtcaagaagaacctaagtactagacagtaccaaggtcttgcatggtcctcggactcaaacctatagggaaactagttacttcaaagaagaatttaagtgttagacagaaccaaggtcttgcatggtcctcggactcaaacctatggagaaactagtTACTTTAGAGAAGAAtttaagtgctagacagaaccaaggtcttgcatagtcctcggactcaaacctatggggaaactagttacttcagagaagaacctaagtactagacagaatcaaggtcttgcatggtccttggactcaaacctatggggaaactagttactttagagaagaacctaagtgctagacagaaccaaggtcttgcatggttctcgaactcaaacctatagggaaactagttacttcatgaagaatctaagtgctagacagaaccaaggtcttgcatggtctcgaactcaaacctatggggaaactagttacttcatgAAGAATCTAAGTGTTATGgagaaactagttacttcaaagaagaatctaagtactagacagaatcaaggtcttgcatgattctcagactcaaacctatggggaaactagttacttcaaagaagaatctaagtattagacagaaccagggtcttacatggtcttcggacttaacctatggggaaactagttacttcagaGAAGAATCtaaatgctagacagaaccaaggtcttgcatggtcttcagactcaaacttatgaggaaactagttacttcatgaagaatctaagtgctagacagaaccaatgtcttgcatggtcctcagactcaaacctatggggaaactagttactttaaagaagaatctaagtgttagacagaaccaaggtcatgcatggtcctcggactcaaatctatggggaaactagttacttcagagaagaatctaagtgctagacagaaccaaggtcttgcatggtcctcgaactcaaacctatagggaaactagttacttcagagaagaatctaagtgctagacagaatcaaggtcttgcatgatcctcggactcaaacttttggggaaactagttactttaGAGAAGAAtttaagtgctagatagaaccaaggtcttgcatggttctcggactcaaacttatggggaaactagttacttcaaagaagaacctaagtactagacagaaccaaggtcttgcatggtcctcggactcaaacctatggggaaactagttacttcagagaagaacctaagtgctagacagaaccaaggtcttgcatggttctcgaactcaaacctatggggaaactagttacttcatgaagaatctaagtgctagacagaaccaaggtcttgcatggtcctcgaactcaaacttgtggggaaactagttacttcatgaagaatctaagtgctatggagaagaatctaagtactagacaaaaccaaggtcttgcatggttctcagactcaaacctatgagcaaactagttacttcaaagaagaatctaagtactagacagaaccaaggtcttgcatggtcctcggactcaacctatggggaaactagttacttcagaGAAGAATCtaaatgctagacagaaccaaggtcttgcatggtcttcgaaCTCAAatttatggggaaactagttacttcatgaagaatctaagtgctaaacagaatcaaggtcttgcatggtcctcgaactcaaatttatggggaaactagttactttatgaagaatctaagtgctaaacagaaccaaagtcttgcatggtcctcggactcaaacctatggggaaactagttacttcagagaagaatctaagtgctagacagaaccaaggtcttgcatgatcctcggactcaaacctttggggaaactagttatTTTAGAGAAGAACCTAAGTactgacagaaccaaggtcttgcatgatcctcagactcaaacctatagggaaactagttacttcaaagaagaatctaagtactagacagaaccaaggtcttgcatggtcctcaaactcaaacctatggggaaattagtTACTTTAgagaagaatctaagtgctagacaaaaccaaggtcttgcatggtcctcggactcaaacctatggggaaactagttacttcaaagaagaatttaagtgctagatagaaccaaggtcttgcatggtcctcggactcaaacctatggggaaactagttactacatgaagaatctaagtgctagacagaatcaagatcttgtatggtccttgg
The DNA window shown above is from Quercus lobata isolate SW786 chromosome 7, ValleyOak3.0 Primary Assembly, whole genome shotgun sequence and carries:
- the LOC115952693 gene encoding F-box protein At5g07610-like, with protein sequence MAVESIKITNTDTDLSLVLSCKRIKEDDVEEDPKEFPHRKRRRLEEEEPDPDDSTQLPEFINIEELPDAILFEILYRLPCRWALQCKSVSKRWCSVISHPLFVRNAMLHRHPFSKSNTDPFTLVLYHAKKILALPFDEDCGGVGDGDGDGDSDGDGLDFLNFLPCIEFARKNYPFCVEASFNDLLLIRSEVLPIVNSGYTEYVICNPITKQWIILPRLPYQGYRGIVLVGFICNPDSCDKEQGCITNAHYSYRVVRIYSPTQSNSTQIRMQIFSSDTGEWCDSLVSSPRGFNSLFGRPEHAGVVACNGMLHWVDKNDRMIRGFVVFDPFNNAQGCRYIDPPIDFSLGEWVSFGVFQGRLRIFQNSSLQYPRSFSVWELEDYNNAGTWCLKYKIYFKDMVSECSDLLKMAKGKISTGSLLAFHPNVGEIVFLQFRKCIVLCNMRTRVLTMAGRLEKLLPGNSSYSDSIPAKYVFLVGQPSWPTPVPLPLKFECPSPFLWSEFVSKRQKQKKQRQEVEKLRATPTPIPLPV